Proteins encoded by one window of Salvia splendens isolate huo1 chromosome 14, SspV2, whole genome shotgun sequence:
- the LOC121766045 gene encoding acyl-coenzyme A oxidase 2, peroxisomal-like — MESRQPNSTDEIDLDHATSARRIQRLSSHLNPPLLDGAGAETAVSLMACAARAKLEVDTEQLSKYMRGRYRDVQQGVYDYFNSRHELQTPIEISKDEHRELCMRQLMGLVREAGIRPFRYVVDDPAKYFAILEAVGSVDMSLGIKMGVQFSLWGGSVLNLGTKKHRDKYFEGIDNVEYPGCFAMTELHHGSNVQGIQTVATFDPMKDEFVVDTPNDGAIKWWIGNAAVHGKFATVFAKLMLPTHDTKGVSDMGVHAFIVPIRDMKTNKPLPGVQIHDCGHKVGLNGVDNGALRFRSVRIPRDNLLNRFGDVARDGKYTSPLPSINKRFAATLGELVGGRVGLAYSSVGVLKIAVIIAVRYSLLRQQFGPPKQPEISILDYQSQQHKLMPMLASTYAFHFATSHLVDTYGEMKKTHDEELVGDVHVLSAGLKAYVTSYTAKSLSTCREACGGHGYAAVNRFGSLRNDHDIFQTFEGDNTVLLQQVAGYLLKQYKEKFQGGTLSVTWNYLRESMNFYLSQPNPVTARWEGQDHLRDPKFQLDAFRYRTSRLLQSVAVRLQKHSKTLGSFGAWNRCLNHLLTLAESHIETVILAKFIDAVRSCPDEKSRAALKLVCDLYAMDRIWNDIGTYRNVDYVAPNKAKAIHKLTEYLCFQVKNVAKEMVDAFDLPDYVTRAPIGMQAAEDAYTVYTQYAGF, encoded by the exons ATGGAGTCGCGCCAACCAAATTCCACCGACGAAATCGACCTCGATCATGCCACCTCCGCTCGCCGGATCCAGCGCCTCTCCTCGCACCTCAATCCGCCGCTGCTCGACGGAGCGGGCGCGGAGACGGCCGTGTCGCTGATGGCGTGTGCAGCGAGAGCTAAATTGGAAGTGGATACGGAGCAGCTGTCCAAGTACATGAGGGGGAGGTACAGAGACGTGCAGCAGGGGGTGTACGATTACTTCAATTCGCGCCACGAGCTGCAGACGCCGATTGAGATTTCCAAGGACGAGCATCGCGAGCTCTGCATGAGGCAGCTGATGGGGCTGGTGAGGGAGGCCGGGATCAGGCCGTTTAGGTATGTCGTCGACGATCCGGCTAAGTACTTTGCGATTCTTGAGGCTGTGGGGAGCGTCGATATGTCGTTGGGGATTAAGATGGGAGTGCAATTCAG CCTTTGGGGAGGGTCGGTGCTCAACTTGGGAACCAAAAAGCACAGAGATAAGTACTTTGAAGGCATAGACAATGTAGAGTATCCAGGTTGCTTTGCAATGACAGAACTTCATCATG GTTCAAATGTTCAAGGTATACAGACTGTTGCTACTTTTGATCCTATGAAGGATGAATTTGTCGTTGACACACCAAATGATGGGGCCATTAAATGGTGGATTGGCAATGCTGCAGTTCATGGAAAATTTGCTACAGTTTTTGCGAAGCTGATGTTGCCCACTCATGATACAAAAGGTGTTTCTGATATGGGCGTTCATGCGTTTATTGTTCCAATTAGGGATATGAAGACCAACAAGCCTCTACCTGGGGTTCAAATACATGATTGTGGCCATAAAGTTGGACTAAACGGAGTAGATAATGGAGCATTGAGGTTCCGATCAGTAAGAATCCCACGAGATAATCTGCTTAATCGATTTGGAGATGTTGCACGAGATGGAAAGTACACAAGCCCCTTACCTTCTATTAACAAAAGATTTGCAGCCACACTAGGTGAGCTTGTCGGAGGAAGGGTGGGTCTTGCCTATTCTTCTGTTGGTGTCCTGAAGATTGCTGTCATAATAGCTGTCAGATATTCTCTTTTGCGGCAGCAATTTGGTCCTCCAAAGCAACCTGAGATCAGTATACTAGATTACCAGTCTCAGCAGCATAAGCTGATGCCGATGTTGGCTTCAACTTACGCATTCCATTTCGCAACATCGCATTTGGTGGACACATATGGTGAGATGAAGAAGACCCATGATGAAGAGTTGGTGGGAGACGTTCATGTTCTTTCAGCTGGGCTCAAGGCTTATGTGACGTCTTACACTGCCAAATCATTGAGCACCTGCAGAGAAGCTTGTGGTGGCCATGGATATGCGGCAGTGAACAGATTTGGCAGCTTGAGGAACGATCATGACATATTTCAGACATTTGAAGGGGACAACACTGTCCTCCTGCAGCAg GTTGCAGGCTACCTCTTGAAGCAGTATAAGGAGAAGTTTCAAGGCGGGACACTTTCTGTCACATGGAACTACCTGAGGGAATCCATGAACTTCTATCTCTCACAACCCAACCCAGTTACAGCTAGATGGGAAGGTCAAGACCATCTTAGAGATCCCAAGTTTCAGTTAGACGCCTTCAGG TACCGTACTTCCCGGTTACTTCAAAGCGTAGCTGTTCGTCTCCAGAAGCACTCGAAAACACTTGGGAGCTTTGGTGCTTGGAATAGATGCTTAAATCACCTTTTGACACTTGCAGAGTCTCATATTGAAACCGTCATCCTTGCGAAATTCATCGATGCTGTGCGGAg CTGCCCTGACGAAAAATCTCGGGCTGCTCTGAAACTTGTGTGTGATTTATATGCTATGGATCGGATATGGAATGATATCGGGACCTACCGCAATGTGGACTACGTTGCCCCTAACAAAGCTAAG GCTATACATAAATTGACAGAATACTTGTGCTTCCAAGTGAAGAATGTAGCAAAGGAAATGGTGGATGCGTTTGATCTGCCAGATTATGTGACAAGGGCTCCTATAGGTATGCAGGCTGCTGAAGATGCTTACACAGTCTACACACAATATGCCGGTTTCTAA
- the LOC121766161 gene encoding DNA polymerase delta small subunit-like: MEVDSENGLLQRKQATYQSLDETFLIAKETYKGQQYSQIYFARLHLMRTMLYSLLPTWKPHLPSCNVLGLEQGKECVIVGTLYKHMKLKPSVLDEYSKERSASPLVQPRNFLHSDDYLVLEDESGRVKLRGALLLPSVYVTGIVVALHGKETGAGDFEVEDLLEAGLPHQIDRPLNSGEDKFVVFVSGLSVGSTSANPLQFQLFVDHITGHLGDEKEQGMAAQIVQVVIAGNSVEIGRGLLNGQNLGPKDQSKLSEPIKELDILMSQIAAGIPVDIMPGEADPANFALPQQPLHRCLFPGSAAFNTFRSCTNPHSFELDDVRFLGTSGQNIDDLAKYSDATCKLEFLERTLRWRHIAPTAPNTLGCYPFTDRDPFFIEMCPHVYFIGNQEKFDTSVIKGSDGQVVRLVCIPKFAETGTAVMLNLRNLECHALTFGSQFDS, encoded by the exons ATGGAAGTGGACTCCGAAAATGGATTGCTGCAGAGGAAGCAAGCGACGTACCAATCTCTG GATGAGACATTTCTGATAGCAAAGGAGACTTACAAAGGGCAGCAGTACAGTCAAATTTACTTTGCAAGGCTTCATCTTATGAGAACTATGCTTTACTCTCTTTTACCCACCTGGAAACCCCATTTGCCAA GTTGTAATGTGCTTGGACTCGAGCAAGGAAAGGAGTGTGTTATTGTTGGAACTCTTTATAAGCACATGAAGTTAAAACCTTCCGTACTTGATGAGTATTCAAAGGAG AGGTCAGCGAGCCCACTTGTACAACCCCGCAATTTTTTGCACTCTGACGACTATCTAGTTCTTGAAGATGAGAGTGGAAGAGTTAAACTTCGCGGGGCTCTTCTTTTGCCTTCTGTATATGTAACAG GAATAGTGGTTGCACTGCATGGTAAAGAGACTGGAGCTGGAGATTTTGAGGTTGAAGATTTATTAGAAGCTGGCCTTCCGCACCAGATTGATCGTCCACTTAACTCTG GTGAAGATAAATTTGTTGTCTTTGTATCGGGTTTAAGTGTTGGGAGTACCTCGGCAAATCCTCTCCAATTTCAGCTCTTTGTAGATCATATAACTGGACATCTAGGAGACGAAAAG GAACAAGGAATGGCAGCTCAGATTGTTCAAGTTGTTATTGCTGGCAATTCTGTTGAAATTGGTCGGGGGCTTCTTAATGGTCAG AACTTGGGTCCTAAGGATCAGTCAAAACTGTCTGAGCCCATAAAAGAGCTTGATATACTAATGAGTCAG ATTGCTGCAGGTATACCTGTGGATATAATGCCGGGAGAAGCTGACCCAGCAAATTTTGCATTGCCTCAGCAG CCTTTGCACCGATGCCTTTTTCCTGGGTCGGCAGCGTTTAACACTTTCAGATCCTGCACTAACCCTCATTCCTTTGAGCTAGATGATGTGAG GTTTCTTGGGACATCGGGTCAGAACATTGACGATCTGGCTAAATATTCTGATGCGACGTGTAAACTTGAGTTCCTCGAAAGGACATTAAGATGGAGACACATTGCACCAACAGCCCCAAATACTCTAG GGTGTTATCCTTTTACTGACAGAGATCCATTTTTCATCGAGATGTGTCCTCATGTCTACTTTATCGGGAATCAAGAAAAATTCGACACTAGTGTGATCAAGG GATCTGATGGGCAAGTGGTAAGACTTGTTTGCATTCCAAAATTTGCTGAAACAGGAACAGCTGTGATG TTGAATTTGAGGAATCTTGAATGCCATGCTCTCACTTTTGGGTCTCAGTTTGATTCTTAA